GACGGCGTGGTCATCGTCGCCGGTGCGGACGCGAGGCGCGGCCGTGCCCACGGGCTGGTGATCGAGCGCGTCCGCACCGACGACGGCTCCGACCTGCCCGCCACCGAGTACTTCCGCACCATGGGCGGCTACCTCACCGATCGGCCGTGACCGAACGCACCACGTCCCCGCGCGACCGGCGGGCCGCGATGGCGGAGCTGCTGGCCGAGCTGGTCCGGATTCCCAGCGTCGGCGGCTCGGCGGCGGAACTGGCGATTCAGGAACGGCTCGCCGGGTGGCTGCGCGACGATGGCCTGGAGGTCGACCTGTGGCCCGTGCCCGTGGACGAGGTGACCGCCGAGGACGCCTTCCCCGGCATGGAGGTGCCGCGCACGCGGGCGTGGGGGCTGGTGGGCCGTCTGCCCGGCACCGGCGACGGCCCGTCCCTGATGTTCAACGGGCACGTCGACGTCGTGCCGCCGGGCGACCCCGGAGCGTGGAGCGTCGACCCGTTCGGCGGTGACCTCGACGGCGACCTGCTGTACGGGCGGGGCGCCTGCGACATGAAGGGCGGGCTGGTCGCCGCGCTGTTCGCGGTGCGGGCGCTGCGCCGGGCGCGACCGCGCGGCGACGTCCTCCTCGCCTGCGTGGCCGGCGAGGAGGACGGCGGCCTCGGCTCGTACGCGCTGCTGCGCCGCGGATGGCGGGCCGACGCCTGCGTCATCCCCGAGCCGACCGGGCTGGACATCGTGCCCGCCAACGCGGGGGCACTGACGTTCCGGCTGCGGGTGCGCGGCCGGTCCGCGCATGCCGCCCGCCGTGACGGCGGGGTGAGCGCGGTGGAGAAGTTCTGGCCCGTCTTCGGCGCGTTGCGCGACCTGGAACGGCGCCGCAACACCGACGTCGATCCGCTGATGCGGCGCTGGAACATCCCCTACGCGATCGAGGTCGGCAGTGTGCACGCCGGTGACTGGTCCTCCACGGTGCCCGGCGACCTGGTGGCCGAGGGCCGGATCGGAGTCGCCCTCGGCGAGCCCGAGGACGCCGCGCGGCGCGCCCTCGAGGAGGCGGTCGCGGACGCCTGCGCCGCCGACGCGTGGCTATCGGACCATCCGGTCGAGGTCGAGTGGTGGGGCGGCCGGTTCGCTTCCGGCCGTCTCTCCGCCGCCGACGCCGGACTACCGGAACGCCTGACCCACGCGCACAGGGCCGTGACGGGCGAGGCACCCGCCGTCTGGGGCGCTCCGTACGGGAGCGACCTGCGCCTGCTCAACGGGCTCGGCCGCATCCCGACCGTGCAATACGGGCCGGGCGAGGTCGACCGCATGCACGCCCCGGACGAGCGAGTGTCGCTGACCGAGGTCGCCATCGCGTCCGAAACCTTGACCGCCTTCGCCCTCGACCACTGCGGGACCTAGACGAGTGGTTCCGAAGTTCGGGGTGGACGATGCCGCTTCAGCCGCTTGCGACCGGGACGGCACTGGCGGTGAGTCAGGCCGGGTGGAGGGGATGTCGCGGCCCCGGTCGTGAACGGCCTCCGCGTAGGGATTGCTCGGTCGGTGTTGCTGAGCCGCTTCCGCCGATGGTGGGACCGCAGATGGTGGAGCGGTGGACGCCGACGCCGCAACTCCGGCCCCCGTGCACGAGCGCGTCGGCGTGAACGGCGGCACCGGCGAATCCGGCGGCGAGCAAGGCGGACGCGACGCCGGCGACCGAGGCTGTCGACGGTCGGCGAAGCGGCACGTTCGCGCGAGGCGCTTGGGAGTGGATCCCCACCAGGTGCTTGAACCGCGCGGCGAGGCGCGTGCCGCTGTCGACCGCTCGACCGATCGGCGTCGCCGTCGCAGCGGTGAGTTCGGCCACCACGCGCGCCTGTGAGAAGCCGGGGGCGGACTGCGTTGTCGAGGCGCGTCGTGAGCCCACGGTCGATGATGGTTTCGGGGTTTGCGGGTGGCCTCGATGGAACGGGCTGTCGCCCTTTTTTGGGTGTGCGAGGCCATGGTGTTGCTCGCCGGCCGGCATCGGTGGATGCCGGCCGGGCATGGGTTTCACACGGCGACGCTCATGCGTGCTGCTTGAACTGGATGATCTGCAGATAGTTCCCGTCAGGGTCTGCGAACGTCCCGAAGCGGCCGGCCGGGCGATCCTCGACGGGGGTGAGCCATTCCACGCCGGCCGCCCGCAAGCGCGCCTCGACGGCGTCGAAGTCCTCGACGTGGAAGTTGAGGATCATTCGGCCCGGCTCGTTGTTCTTCGTGTCGACGTCGTCGCGCTGATCGATGACCAGCAGGAAGCCGCCGAGATCGATCGGCCCTTCGCCTTCGTGTGCCGGTGCCAGCGCCGTGCGGTACCAGTCACGCAATTCCGCGGGCCGGGTGGTGCCGAGAAGGATGCTGCCGGGTTTCGGTGTCGTCATTTCAGGTCTCCTTTGGCGCGGTGGTCAAGACGTTGTCGCTCGTGACGGTGTGCGCCGGGCGCGCAGCACCGCGGCGGTGTCCTGGTGGGCGGGGGCGTTCCCGTCCTCTTTCGGGTTGGGCTGCCCCTTTCCCGTGGTGATCAGATTCGGCAGGCTGCCGCTGAGGTAGCCGCTCCACGCGTTGGAGCACACGTCGTAGCATTCGTACTGCGGAACCAGACCCACGTGGGTGAAGCGGATCTCGGCGCCGCCGTCGGTTTCGGAGATCTCGAAGACGACCTCGGTGTCCTTCCATTCGGCCTGGTCTTCGATGAAATTGAAATGGTTGTCCAGGACGCGCCACGCGACCTTGTGGCCGGGCACGAGTTCGGTCACGCGGATCGTGCAGCGGTGAACGTCCTGGTAGTGGTAATCGAACTCGCCGCCGACCCGATCGGTGACACCCTCGACCTCCTGCGACCACCAACCGCGAACGTCGGTGATGGCCTCGAACGCCTCCTGAGGACTCCGGTCCACCGAGAACGTGGTGGTGAAGTCCCGATTCTCACCTACTTGCATCATGCAAGTCACTCTAGTCTCAGACGCTTTCATGACGCAAGCGCCCCGGTAGACTGGGGCGCATGCTGGGGAAGACCTATGAGTCACAGGTGTGTTCGATCGCACGCGCCCTGGAGCTGATCGGCGAACGCTGGAGCCTGCTGATCGTTCGCGACGCCGTGTTCGGGGGGGCGACCCGCTACAGCGACTTCCAGCGCAACCTGGGCGTGGCGACCAACATCCTCAAGGCCCGGCTCGACGGCTTCGTCGAGGCCGGGATCATGCGGCGCCACCGATACTCCGAGCAGCCCGTACTCCACGAGTACCTGCTCACCGACAAGGGGCGTGCACTCGCTCCCGCCCTGGTCGCACTCTCCGAGTGGGGCGACCGTTGGGCGACCGACGGGGAACCGCCGATCCTCTACACCCACTCGGTGTGCGGCTCCGGAATCACCCAACAGACGACCTGCGCTCACTGCGGTCTCGTGAACGATCCCACCGAGATCCAGGCCGTGATCGGGCCCGGCATGCCCCCCGAACGCATCCCACGGAACGCCTGAACCTCAACGCCTCCGCTCGCGACCACGACGTCCTCGGCAAGGTCCGGGTCCATCGCGGTGATCGGCCATCGGCGCGACCTCCTCCGCAGGGCAGGGCCATGCGGCGACCTCGCAGGCGGTGGGGCGGCCGTCGAGCGGACGCCGACGTTCTGTGCGCGCGACGGCGATGCGGGCCGGCGCTCGTACCCGTCCGCGATCCGGTCGTAGGCCGCAGTCGACGCCACCGTCGGCTTCCCCCGAAGAAGTGAGGGACCTTCCCGTCCGGCGCAGATGCGGGCCAGGTACCCCGCCCGCGCCGCCGATTCAGGGGTGAAGGGTCAGATCGAGGGGCGGGCCCAGGGCGAGGCGGATTCCAGTTGGGTGGCGAGCTGGAGGAGGACGAGTTCGCCGCCGAGGGGGGCCACGAACTGGACGCCGAGGGGGAGGCCGTCGGGGGTCTGGTAGGTGGGGAGGCTGATGGCGGGGCGGCCGGTGATGTTGGCCAACTGGGTGAAGGGGACGGGGGAGAGGTTGGCGATGACGGTGTCGTGCCACTGCCTGGTCTTGGAGAGCGGTCCCGCCAGGCGGAGGGCGAGGGCGAGGCGGCCGAGTGTGCGGAGGGCGGGCGGCGTGTCCAGCTCGCCGACCTCGACGGGCGGGCGGGCCAGGGTGGGGGTGAGGAGCAGGTCGTAGGTTTCGTGGAACGCCGCGAGCCGCCGTCCGTAGACGTTCCAGCGCTGGTGGACGGTCACGTAGTCGCTGGCGCTGCGGGCCCGTCCGGCGGCGGCGAGCAGGCGGGTGTCGAGCTCGAACGCCGAGTTCGGGGCGCCGGTCTCGGCCCGGATCTGATCGATGGTGGACGCCATCGTCGCCGCCCACATGATCAGGAAGTCGGTCGCGAGGCCGCTCTCGTCGATGCCGGTGGTCGCGGGCTCGACCGTGTGGCCGAGGTCCTCCAGGAGCGCGGCGGTCCGCTCCACGGCCGCGATGGCCTGGGGGTCGACGGGCGTCCCGAGGGGGGAGGCGGTGGTGAAGCCGATGCGAAGCGGTCCGGGCTCGCGGCGGGCCGGTTCCGCGTACCCTCCGGCGGGCGGCGATGCCGCGAGGTAGGGCCCGTACGGGTCGGCGGCGGAGGTGATGACGTCGAGCATGGCGGCGGTGTCGCGGACCGTGCGGGAGACGACGCCTTGGGCGGCCGCGCCGTGCAGGGACTCGGCGGCGTAGGGGCCGAACGGGGTGAGGCCGCGTCCGGGCTTCAGCCCGACCAGCCCGCAGCAGGCCGCCGGGATGCGGATCGAGCCGCCGCCGTCATTGGCCCCCGCGACCGGGACGATCCCGGCGGCGACCGCGGCCGCCGACCCGCCGGAGGAGCCTCCGGGCGTCCGGGAGAGATCCCACGGGTTGCGGGTCGGCCCGTTGACCTCGGGCTCGGTGATGCCCTTCGCCCCGAACTCCGGGGTGTTGGTCTTACCGAAGATCACCAATCCGGAGTCCAGCCAGCGCCGGACGATCTCGGCGTGCTCGGGGGCGGGGACCGTGCTCAGCGCCCGGTTGCCGGCGCCGGTGGGCAGTCCCGCGTACTCCTGCGCGAGGTCCTTGATCAGGAACGGCACTCCGGCGAACGGTCCCGACAGTTGCTCGCCGGCCCGCTTTCGCGCGAGGTCGTACATCGGCAGGATCACGGCGTTGAGCCGCGGGTTCACCTGCTCGGTCCGATCGATCGCGCATTCCAGCAGTTCCGCCGGGCTGACGTCCCCCGAGGCGACGAGTGCCGCCAGCCCGACGGCGTCGTGCTCGCGGTAGTCGGCGTGGTCCATGGGCCACCCTCCATAAAACTAGAGCCTGTAGTTTTATGGGCGGAGGCTACACTGGCCGCCGTCGCGTGCCAAGGGGGAGCGGATGGGCAGGCCGCCGCGCCGGCTGCTGGACCGGGAGACGATCGTGCGGGCGGGCCTCGACCTGGTCGACGCGCACGGCGCGGACGCGCTGTCGGTCAACCGGGTCGCCGCCGAGCTGGGCGTCAAGGGACCGTCGCTGTACAACTACATCTCCGGCCGCGACGATCTCGTCGACGGCATCCGCGAACTGATCGTCGCGGAGATGGAGCTCGACCTCACCGTGACGCCCTGGACAGCCACCCTCGACGCGTGGGCGCGCTCCTACCGGGCCGCCTTCGGCGCCCATCCGAAGGCCGTCCCGCTGCTGGTCGCTCGTCCCATCCGGTCTCCCGGCGCGCTGCGCGCCTATGCCGTCGCCTTCGCGGGCCTGCGCGAGGCGGGCTGGCCGGAGCACCGCGTGCTGCCGGTCGTGTGGGCGGTCGAGTGCTTCCTGCTCGGAGCGGCGCTCACGGCCGGGCCGCCGGTCGTCGCGGCCGCCCCCGACGATCCGCCGCCGGGTGTCGAGGCCCTGTTCGACGCC
The DNA window shown above is from Thermomonospora umbrina and carries:
- a CDS encoding ArgE/DapE family deacylase; translated protein: MTERTTSPRDRRAAMAELLAELVRIPSVGGSAAELAIQERLAGWLRDDGLEVDLWPVPVDEVTAEDAFPGMEVPRTRAWGLVGRLPGTGDGPSLMFNGHVDVVPPGDPGAWSVDPFGGDLDGDLLYGRGACDMKGGLVAALFAVRALRRARPRGDVLLACVAGEEDGGLGSYALLRRGWRADACVIPEPTGLDIVPANAGALTFRLRVRGRSAHAARRDGGVSAVEKFWPVFGALRDLERRRNTDVDPLMRRWNIPYAIEVGSVHAGDWSSTVPGDLVAEGRIGVALGEPEDAARRALEEAVADACAADAWLSDHPVEVEWWGGRFASGRLSAADAGLPERLTHAHRAVTGEAPAVWGAPYGSDLRLLNGLGRIPTVQYGPGEVDRMHAPDERVSLTEVAIASETLTAFALDHCGT
- a CDS encoding SRPBCC family protein — protein: MMQVGENRDFTTTFSVDRSPQEAFEAITDVRGWWSQEVEGVTDRVGGEFDYHYQDVHRCTIRVTELVPGHKVAWRVLDNHFNFIEDQAEWKDTEVVFEISETDGGAEIRFTHVGLVPQYECYDVCSNAWSGYLSGSLPNLITTGKGQPNPKEDGNAPAHQDTAAVLRARRTPSRATTS
- a CDS encoding winged helix-turn-helix transcriptional regulator, coding for MLGKTYESQVCSIARALELIGERWSLLIVRDAVFGGATRYSDFQRNLGVATNILKARLDGFVEAGIMRRHRYSEQPVLHEYLLTDKGRALAPALVALSEWGDRWATDGEPPILYTHSVCGSGITQQTTCAHCGLVNDPTEIQAVIGPGMPPERIPRNA
- a CDS encoding amidase, with translation MDHADYREHDAVGLAALVASGDVSPAELLECAIDRTEQVNPRLNAVILPMYDLARKRAGEQLSGPFAGVPFLIKDLAQEYAGLPTGAGNRALSTVPAPEHAEIVRRWLDSGLVIFGKTNTPEFGAKGITEPEVNGPTRNPWDLSRTPGGSSGGSAAAVAAGIVPVAGANDGGGSIRIPAACCGLVGLKPGRGLTPFGPYAAESLHGAAAQGVVSRTVRDTAAMLDVITSAADPYGPYLAASPPAGGYAEPARREPGPLRIGFTTASPLGTPVDPQAIAAVERTAALLEDLGHTVEPATTGIDESGLATDFLIMWAATMASTIDQIRAETGAPNSAFELDTRLLAAAGRARSASDYVTVHQRWNVYGRRLAAFHETYDLLLTPTLARPPVEVGELDTPPALRTLGRLALALRLAGPLSKTRQWHDTVIANLSPVPFTQLANITGRPAISLPTYQTPDGLPLGVQFVAPLGGELVLLQLATQLESASPWARPSI
- a CDS encoding VOC family protein, producing MTTPKPGSILLGTTRPAELRDWYRTALAPAHEGEGPIDLGGFLLVIDQRDDVDTKNNEPGRMILNFHVEDFDAVEARLRAAGVEWLTPVEDRPAGRFGTFADPDGNYLQIIQFKQHA
- a CDS encoding TetR/AcrR family transcriptional regulator; the encoded protein is MGRPPRRLLDRETIVRAGLDLVDAHGADALSVNRVAAELGVKGPSLYNYISGRDDLVDGIRELIVAEMELDLTVTPWTATLDAWARSYRAAFGAHPKAVPLLVARPIRSPGALRAYAVAFAGLREAGWPEHRVLPVVWAVECFLLGAALTAGPPVVAAAPDDPPPGVEALFDAGPKEFDAAFETGLAALIRGLAFELDGLLR